The following is a genomic window from Rutidosis leptorrhynchoides isolate AG116_Rl617_1_P2 chromosome 8, CSIRO_AGI_Rlap_v1, whole genome shotgun sequence.
ATATGTGTAGCATCAGTTGTACCCTTATTATAATTACAACAACAAGATGAATGTTTGAaaagataaaataaaaaataattgatTCAAGAGAAAAGGAATCCAACAACATACCTTCGTTGATACTTTTTGCTGCTATCTGTAAAGTAAATGTTTCCATCATCATCAATGTCTAAATCATTTGTGAACTTTAAAGGAACTCCTTCAACTTCGGTTGCTATAGGCATGGCTAACCCACCCTCTGGTCCAACCTTTAACAACCCAAAATATGCATCTGCAATATACAAATCACCTGTCTTCTTGTCAAACCGTAACCCCAACGGTCTCCCACATATATGCTCCGTCTTTAAGTAGCCAAAAATTGTTGGTTTTGGGTCACATATCTCTGACCTGAAACATATGCCTCACATTATCAAAAAACTCACTTATAAATTGAATTAAAGGGCTACTAAAAGATGATCCAACCAAAGAGCATAAATATAAATAAGTGTAACCTAAGTAATGATGAAATGAGCCCAAAAGAGTACTAATCTCTTACAAAAAACAGATTTTGAATTTGCAAATTGTTAAAACAGAAGTACAAATGCTTATGTACAGTACAACCTATATTAGGTGTGATCAGATTCACAACAAAAACAAATTTAATCATAAACCACAAGAAGATAAATAACAAACATTGCTAAAATTAAAAAATCAAAGCATAAAAcatgaataataaataataattaccgaTTAGAAGAAGTATGAGCAAAATAGCTCCATTTAATTCCATTCCAAAACATAATTCTACCATCAGCAACACCTGTGTACGGACCACGCCCTAACAGATCAAACGCTACGCTCTCCGGTCCTTGTATttcattcataaacttaatttccgAATTCTGTAACAAATTCTCGGTGTCCCTATCTTTCGGTAACTCGGACCACTCTGGCATTTTAACTATAACTGACTCAAAGTCTGGAAAATCAGCTATCGCACTGTGCCCGAACGGGTCTAGTCCACAGTAAACCGCCAACGCCAGAAATATTCCGGCGTAAATTCCGACGACATTCATTGTTGAAATGATACAGAAGATAGTACTCCGTTTATATATTCATCtacatctatatatattcataGATGGATGGTCACTATTACTAGATACTATCGATAACACTCCATATTTGAATTCATTCATTCACACCATTTAATATAAAGTGACTAATAATTTACTCTTATTTTAATTTCAATATTTAACACCCAACCCCTCATCCTACCCAACTCGGTTGACTAACGTGTAGCTTTTTAGGAACAGAGGGAACGTTTTATAATTCAGGAACAAGCATCCTAAACAAATTGAGCacccttttcaaaaaaaaaaaaaaaaaatttcaataagAAAAAGGGTACTCAAGCGTTTCGGATTCAAATAATTCAAAACTTATTTTTTGATATCGAAATCTAAAAAGAGGGACAAATTTGAGAAAGCCAAGATGAACTAAAACAAGACAAACGCTATGACAACAAAACTATATGATAAAACATTGGGCGACCCGTATTCGGTCAATGTAGCCGTCGATTGGAAGAGTGTAAAAACACTCTCCGTCTTTTAAATAAATGTGTTAATACTGGTTGGTTTAAACATGTGTCATCTCAAGTGTGAATAAAACATCTGAAACACAACACCTAATTAATGGAGTCTTCGAATAGTGGTTTTTCTCTTCTCAACTTGGAGCAACTTCATGAACCGTATTAAGCTTGAGCTTAAACTGTTACAAGTTCGAATCACGAACGTATTATAAGCATAAGCTTCAGCCTCTCATATACATTAAAATAAATTAAAGTAAATTACATTCCAAGTCCATCTGGTACTTATGTTATTTCACTCCCAATCAATGGGTTGTTTGTTTTTGTGGTCTCTGTCCCATCAATCTGGGTTATATTTCACTCTTGGTCCTCAACCTTAACGACATTCAATTTTACgcgtcaagttttttttttttttttttttttttttttttttttttggtaagcgaggaaactCTTCTATGAACGAGCACGTTGGCTCCCTATTAATGGTGAAACCTAGGGTAACAAACTCCCTCGAGCGCGAGACCTACTTTTGAACAATTTGACATTTTACTCGTCACGTTAAAGTCAATAATCATTCTAACAACATATTAATCGTATTACAGGCAACAATGAAATGATCGTAGCAAACACAACACTCCTACCTACTTATTATCATAAAGAGATAATGAACTTAACAAAAGCATAAACCTCTTATAACTAAACCTTCAATCCAAATGATAAACTGCAATAAACGACATCAAGACACTCCCCAACCATAGTTTTCCATCCTTCTCCTCAACTTCACTCACGGCCCTTACAACTTTACCTTGTGTATCTTCCAATATCTTTAAAATCTTACCATCCGCACTGTACTTGACAACTACGGCATGAAGCCGGCCACCAATGCTTAACAAGTAATGAAACTTTATGGGAATTGGAAGTTTTAGTAAAAATGTTCGAAGTGTTGTGTGTATGGCGCTTATGTAAGAATACATGGTACGACGAGTATGAAGTGCCACCCAAAATTCACCGTTTTCATTTGTCCTCACATTGTCTGGGAAACCAGGTAGAATGGCCATAACTTCAGTTGTCCCTGCTTTCTCCCCCTTCAACCAGTACTTCATTAACCTATGTCATCATAAAAGTATAATACAGGTGTAGTTTAGTTAGAAACATATAAAGGTGAATGGGACAATTTAGGCTACTTTATCATCTCTCATGGGTCAAAGAGAAAACGGTAAAATGGGTTCGAAAAGGTCGGATGAGTCCAGTATGACCCAAAGTGTACTTTTAATGCGCGAGACCAGTCTAAAAATTTTACTCATATTTGACAAGCTAATCATTATGGTTATGACTGGGGACGGAAGGTTTTCTCTCCAATTtcctgcgattagttgccaagcaacctaggtcccgcgattagttgcaagcaacccgggtaggagtttgcttctagcgtgtgtgggtgcaaatgatgagggtcgttgaaataaatgatccgctgatgcaaattcgccgttcaaaaaaaaaaattattgttataACTTATAAGGTGTTTACTAACCTCCCTTTGCACCCTTCAGCATATACGAAAAATGATTTATCCTTGCTTAGGGAGACACCATTGGGGAACTGAAGGTTGCGAAGAAGAACCGTTGCTTTTTTTGTGATTGGATCATATTTTAAAACTCTGCCACTGTTGTCTGCCGAGAAGACTAAATGAAGGTAGTTTCTGAAAAATTACAAATAAAATGAAAAAGAACCATGTTAGAGCTTAGAAATTATTTAGTAATAGCCACAAAATTTTCGAGAGAATCAACAAACAGAATATGACTTAGAGGAATCACAATTAATCATAAAAATTTTAAAAGGTACAAATTAAATCGAGCTAAAATTATTATCAAGATATAAGCAGATTGCATCCATAGCGTAAATTAAAGTACAATATTTAAACCAAGATGATGTAATTATACCAATAATGCTAGATATGAGCTCCATAAACAAGAAAAAACATCTAATTCTAACCCATTCCCCTTTCATAGTCAACAATAATTGATACAATAATATAGTTAGTTGTCCTCACTAGACATACCTAAATCTTTATGTACCTGCTAGAAGCTGTAAATTGTGATGTACATTTCACTTTATGATATCATTAAACGCATCAGTCCCTCTTTGAGTCTTTGGGACCATAGAATGACCCCTACTAAAAAATTATTCAACTGTATCACATACACTATTTATTACTTGCTGAAAAAGAACTATTGTAGGACCACTAGCATATGCAGACATAAATATACTGCTCAGATACACAAATACATACATACTTGTGTAGTTACAAGAATGAGATTGAACAAAAACACTAATCACATGAAATCAATAATCTATGCTAGAACATATTGCATGAATGCAGTGTTTTAAGCCTTGTTAATAAAAGAAAATTGATGACTACAAATTAGTTGGACCAGAGAAGCACTATCTTTATTCAACATATAAGGACGTGTATGTCTCAGCGCGTATTATATAAGGCTGATGAATATGGAGTTGCACTATACTGCTATTTGCAACGTTCATTGATTAAGCGCATTTTATTAGAAAGAACTAATTAATATTACCTACGCCCTTATAACATGTTACTTATAGTACCATCAATGAAAAGtgctttatatatataaaacaccaAGATGAAATTTTTATGAATAAGAAATTAGCAAAACTTGTTGATTCAAGTATAAAGGGTTCCACAACATACCTTCGCTGATACTTTGTGCTGCTATCAGTGAAGTAAATGTTTCCGTCATCATCAATGTCTAAATCATTTGTGAACCTCAACGGAACACCTTCGGCTTCGGTTGCTAGAGGTGTGGCTAACCCTCCCTCTGGTCCAACTTTTAACAGCCCAAGATACGCATCGGCAATATACAAATCACCTGTTCTCTTATCAAACCGCAACCCTAACGGTCTCCCACATATATGCTCCGTCTTTAAGTAGTCAAAAATCGTTGGTTTTGGGTCACATATCTTTGACCTGAAACATAAGCCTCACatcatcaataaactcacttatttGCTTGTTTCTCAATGTTAGTGTGTTTTTTAATGCTGTTTTCACCTAGAGTTTCTAATAACTGTTGAAAACAATAAGATTATACGTCGAAAGTTAATAACACATTGTAGTTTATTTGTTAACATGTCAACAGCCCTGCGTAAGGATGACACGCACATGTCAACAAATGTTAATTTTGAGGTTTTTCGGCAATTTATTAGTTTAATTTGGACCTACACGGTATTTATCTATAAACAAACTGGTAGTCATTCTCTCAGTTTCGTAAGATACATATTTGATTGTAGCATCATTATCTCATTTTAACCCTCTTGGCCTCTAAAACTCTCATTAACAACCTTTTCAAATATATACCAAAAAAAGATAAGAAAAATTCAACACATGTTAATTTTAATTAAGAAAGTTTCATGTTGTATAGTACTATTGTTCTAAAAtagaataaaataatatatatcaaacATAAACAATCATATATCGTCACAAGATAACTCAATAGTTGGGGGTCTGAATTCCTTGCAAGTGAGTTTTAGTtcgaactagttgtggagccctcgcttcgcgtcgggggctccgttttgaatgcgagttaaaaaaaagtcttgatctattttgtaaaaaagaatttttttcgacataacattgaagggttgttccttttgtgaaagttgctgcttttagcgttcgggtttttatttaaaaaaaaaagttagtaaagtgggggttcgatttgtattttaataaaaggtagtgagttaagtttgtgaaatttgaaaaaactttacgtataaagtgggggttcgatttgtattttaataaaagttaggggttaagtttgtgaaaactgaatattagtaaaaaacaaaaaaaaaaaagttagtaaagtgggggttcgatttgtattttaataaaagttatggggttaagcttgtgaaattttggggaaaatatacgtataaagtggggggttcgatttgtatgttaatgaaagttaaggggttaagtttagataaaacgaaagaagttaaggggttaagtttgaataaagtgAGAAaaataaatagtactattcattttaaGTTTGAATAAAGTGagaaaaatgaatagtactattcattttcaCTTTATcatttagatataggtataatataatcaTGTCTAGTATAAATAATTTGTGGCACCGGGTTGAAAACAACCATATTAACTAGTTAAGAGCTTAAAAGATTAGTTTGTTATTGTTTGCCCCTAATTATTATATCCAAGTCATCACTATCActgtatatattataatataaaataataatattaacttaaaATAAGACATCGCCTAAAAATTATATTGTACAACAACAACAATGCCATATAAAAGATAAGAGGTATGTTTAAACGAGATCGAGCTAAAAAAAGGACGATAACTTTTTAGTTACATAGTTTTTATGCATTCATATTCaacaaattaatataaatattagatgTTATTTAATGTTCATATCCTTGTCAAACAAATATACACAATCACAAATTACATGTTCAATTGTGAATTATATGAAATGTTTACATGTTCAGAAAACACATATGTACATGTGAACGAtaaattatatatttgat
Proteins encoded in this region:
- the LOC139862280 gene encoding protein STRICTOSIDINE SYNTHASE-LIKE 3-like, giving the protein MNVARIIAGIILVAAVYCGLDPFRHSAIVDFPDFESLIVEMPAWTDVPNDKDTENLLQNSNTKILNEIQGPESVAFDPLGRGPYTGAADGRILFWNGNLWTDFAYTSSNRSKICDPKPTIFDYLKTEHICGRPLGLRFDKRTGDLYIADAYLGLLKVGPEGGLATPLATEAEGVPLRFTNDLDIDDDGNIYFTDSSTKYQRRNYLHLVFSADNSGRVLKYDPITKKATVLLRNLQFPNGVSLSKDKSFFVYAEGCKGRLMKYWLKGEKAGTTEVMAILPGFPDNVRTNENGEFWVALHTRRTMYSYISAIHTTLRTFLLKLPIPIKFHYLLSIGGRLHAVVVKYSADGKILKILEDTQGKVVRAVSEVEEKDGKLWLGSVLMSFIAVYHLD
- the LOC139862869 gene encoding protein STRICTOSIDINE SYNTHASE-LIKE 3-like, with the protein product MNVVGIYAGIFLALAVYCGLDPFGHSAIADFPDFESVIVKMPEWSELPKDRDTENLLQNSEIKFMNEIQGPESVAFDLLGRGPYTGVADGRIMFWNGIKWSYFAHTSSNRSEICDPKPTIFGYLKTEHICGRPLGLRFDKKTGDLYIADAYFGLLKVGPEGGLAMPIATEVEGVPLKFTNDLDIDDDGNIYFTDSSKKYQRRNFLHLIMSGEDSGRVLKYDPITKKVTVLVRNLQFPNGVSLSKDKSFFVYAEGCRGRLSKYWVKGEKAGTTEVMAILPGFPDNVRTNENGEFWVAIHSRWSMYTYLCALHTKVRTFLLKLPIPMKFHYLVSIGGRLQGLVIKYSADGRILKVLEDAQGKVVRAVSEVEEKDGKLWMGSVLMSFIAVYRLD